GCCCGCCCTGCAACTGTTGGGGCGTGCGGCCATGGGTTCGATGCGCGATGCGTTAAGCCTGCTCGACCAAGCGATTGCCATGGGTTCGGGCAGCGTAACCGAGCACGACGTGCGCCAGATGATAGGCGCGGTGGACAAACGCTATCTTTACGAACTGCTGCAAGGCATCGTTAACCAAGACGGCGAAGCGCTGCTGCTGAAAGCGCAGGAAATGGCCGCACGCGCCATCGGCTTCGACAACGCCTTAAGCGAGCTGGCCATGCTGCTGCAACGTTTGGCGCTGGCGAAAACCGTGCCCGCCGCCGTTGCCGGCGACCCCGAACACGAAACCCTGCTGCGCCTGTCGCAATACCTGAGCGGCGAGCAGATTCAGCTTTATTACCAATGCGCCATCCACGGCAAACACGATTTGAGCCTCGCGCCCGACGAATACGCAGGCTTCGTGATGACGCTTTTGCGTATGCTCGCCTTCGCCCCGATTGCCGCCAAAGCCCACGATGCCGGCGGCGTAATCGAAGGCACGCAGCTGCACAACCCCGAATACGCGGAACCCGCCGCAAAAAAGCCCCTGATTCTGCCGGACAGGCCGTCTGAAACCCCGGTTTCAAACACGGCCGCCGATGTTGTTCAAGAAACCGTTCAGACGGCCTCACACCACGCAAACAGGCCGTCTGAAAGCAGCGGCGGTTATCCGGCAGAAGACACGCCGCAGTGGGAAGATACGGCGGAATCCGCCGGATTATCCGAACCGCCCGCTGCGGCTGCCGAAAACACGCAAACGGCCGAACCCGCAACGGCAACACCTGCCACACCGGACACCCTAGCAGCCGGGCCGCTCTCCACCGTTTCCGCAACAAACGAAACATTGCCGTCGGAGGACACCGCCGCCGCCGCCGAACCCGTTTTTGCAGAAGAAGCGGTTGGTGCAGGCGACAACACCTTTCAGACGGCCTCTGTTGAAGAAACCGGTTTCGGACACGGCTTTTACGATAACGGCGCGGATTATCCCGACGAGCCGCCGTATTTCCCCGAAGACGATGCTTACCCCCTGCCGCCCGTCGATTTGCCAGTAGAAGATATGTTCGGCGCGGAAGCCGGGCAGACGGAAGAAGCGGCGGAGGACGGCGGTGCGGACGGAGAGACGGAAGCCGAAGCCGCCTTTGCCGCACTGCCCGATTTGGCACCCGAAAACTGGCCGCAGATTGCCAAACGCCTGGCCGTCAAACTCGGCGCCGCGCAAATGATCGCCCAAAACGCCGCCTTTACCCGCTACGACGCCGAAAACGGCCTGCTGGTGTTTGCCCTCACCCAAGAGGCCCGCGCCACCACCAACAAAGAGCGGCTGGATAAAATCCAAAACACGCTGGCCGAAGCCTACGGTTTAACCCTGAAACTGCAAACCGAAGCCTGGCGCGACGATGCAGGCTGGGAAACCCCCGTGATGCGCCGCAACCGCCTGCAAATCGAAGGCCGCCAACAAGCACAGCAACTGCTCGAAGCCGACCCCGCCGCCCGGCAGATTTTGCAGCTTTTCGAGGCACAATGGCTGCCGGAAACGCTGGAACTAAAACAGGCGCAGGAATAACGCAGGCTGAGGCTTTTGCAAAACTACCTTAAGGCCATCTGAAATGCTTAAATTCCGTCATTCCCGCGCAGGCGGGAATCCAGATGAAAATATTGGCGTATTGATTAAACCAATACTTGGATGCCAAACGCCTGGATTCCCGCCTGCGCGGGAATGACGGTCAAGACTTTTGCGGGTTTTGCCAAGGTATCAGGCCGTCTGAAAGCCTTGCCAAACCGTTCAGACGGCCTTAATTGAGTTGGCAAACAACTATAGTTAATCAACTTAAGAAAAATAACGGACGTCATACCCGGGCTTGACCCGGGTATCTCAAAACTTGATGAAACGCAAGATACCCGGGTCAAACCCAAATATGACGCAACTGTTACCGAATTAAGTAGTTTAACTATAAACTTAAACTTACTTTTTAATCCCAAACTTTAAAACAGGAGTACACACCATGTTCGGAAAAGCCGGATTGGGCGGCCTGATGAAACAGGCCCAGCAAATGCAGGAAAACATGAAAAAAGCGCAGGCCAAGCTGGCCGAAACCGAAGTGGACGGCGAAGCCGGCAACGGTTTGGTGAAAGTGGTGATGACCTGCAACCACGTTGTGCGCAAAATCGACATCAGCCAGGATTTGATTCAGGAAGCCGCCGACGATAAAGAAATGCTGGAAGACCTGATTCTGGCCGCCATCAACGATGCGGGCAACAAGGCCGAAGAAACCACCAACAAAACCATGGGCGTGTTTACCCAGGGCCTGCCCGCAGGTATGGGCGATTTCTTCCGTTAAGCGCGGTGGTTTGCTTGGAAACAGGCCGTCTGAAAAAATATGAACTGTCCCCCAATACTTGGACAATTTAAGAATCTTTCTCAAACAGCCTTTTCAAGCTGGGTTCTGTAGCCGACAGGACTCAGCTTTTTCAAGTTTAAACTAATCCGTTCATGATTGTAGTAATGTATGTAATCATCTATTACCTCTGTCAGCTCCGCCACCGACAGCGCACCTTCCTGATAGAAACTCTCCGTTTTCAGTGTACCGAAAAAACTCTCCATCGGCGCATTGTCCCAACAATTGCCTTTGCGCGACATACTTTGCACAATCCCTTTCTCAGCCAATTTCGTTCGATAAGCCTCGGTGCGGTAAAGCACACCCTGGTCGGAATGCAGCAGCGGCGTTTGGCCTTTCAGACGGCCGAATGCTTGGTCCAACATTTGCGCCACCATTTTACTGTTTGCTCTGCGGCCTAAAGAATAGGCCACAATCTCCCGATTAAACACATCCAATATCGGCGATAAGTACAGCTTCCCGTCTGTGCATTTGAACTCCGTCACATCGGTCAGCCATTTGTCTGCCGGTTTGCCGGCGGTAAACTCACGATTGAGAATATTGTCCGAAGCCTCTCCCACTGTTTGCGGACGGTAGGTTTTTTTACTGCGGACTTTGGCTTTCAGTCCCAACAAACCCATAATGCGCTGTACTTTCTTTTTGTTCCACGACAATACGGCGGCAATCCGCCGGTGGCCGTAACGGCCTTTGTGTCGGCGGTAGACTTCGCTCACTGCGGTTTTGGCCGCCGTATCGGGATCGGTTTTGCCGGTGTGGTAGTAGAAACTGCTTTTGGGAATGCCGG
The sequence above is a segment of the Neisseria dentiae genome. Coding sequences within it:
- the dnaX gene encoding DNA polymerase III subunit gamma/tau: MAYQVLARKWRPKTFADLVGQEHVVKALRNALDEGRLHHAYLLTGTRGVGKTTIARILAKSLNCETPSHGEPCGVCQSCTQIDAGRYVDLLEIDAASNTGIDNIREVLENAQYAPTAGKYKVYIIDEVHMLSKSAFNAMLKTLEEPPEHVKFILATTDPHKVPITVLSRCLQFVLRNMTTQQVADHLAHVLTVEQIAYEAPALQLLGRAAMGSMRDALSLLDQAIAMGSGSVTEHDVRQMIGAVDKRYLYELLQGIVNQDGEALLLKAQEMAARAIGFDNALSELAMLLQRLALAKTVPAAVAGDPEHETLLRLSQYLSGEQIQLYYQCAIHGKHDLSLAPDEYAGFVMTLLRMLAFAPIAAKAHDAGGVIEGTQLHNPEYAEPAAKKPLILPDRPSETPVSNTAADVVQETVQTASHHANRPSESSGGYPAEDTPQWEDTAESAGLSEPPAAAAENTQTAEPATATPATPDTLAAGPLSTVSATNETLPSEDTAAAAEPVFAEEAVGAGDNTFQTASVEETGFGHGFYDNGADYPDEPPYFPEDDAYPLPPVDLPVEDMFGAEAGQTEEAAEDGGADGETEAEAAFAALPDLAPENWPQIAKRLAVKLGAAQMIAQNAAFTRYDAENGLLVFALTQEARATTNKERLDKIQNTLAEAYGLTLKLQTEAWRDDAGWETPVMRRNRLQIEGRQQAQQLLEADPAARQILQLFEAQWLPETLELKQAQE
- a CDS encoding YbaB/EbfC family nucleoid-associated protein; protein product: MFGKAGLGGLMKQAQQMQENMKKAQAKLAETEVDGEAGNGLVKVVMTCNHVVRKIDISQDLIQEAADDKEMLEDLILAAINDAGNKAEETTNKTMGVFTQGLPAGMGDFFR
- a CDS encoding IS3 family transposase; the protein is MAIHEGGERLPKAHENPQRKGSGRRQSCETVQTLRAKHPLKYLLHSAGIPKSSFYYHTGKTDPDTAAKTAVSEVYRRHKGRYGHRRIAAVLSWNKKKVQRIMGLLGLKAKVRSKKTYRPQTVGEASDNILNREFTAGKPADKWLTDVTEFKCTDGKLYLSPILDVFNREIVAYSLGRRANSKMVAQMLDQAFGRLKGQTPLLHSDQGVLYRTEAYRTKLAEKGIVQSMSRKGNCWDNAPMESFFGTLKTESFYQEGALSVAELTEVIDDYIHYYNHERISLNLKKLSPVGYRTQLEKAV